The genomic interval CCATAATTCTCATTATCTGTTTTCATGTTATtctcatatatttcatatattagtATTGACCACTTGGAAAATATGTCTATAACATCTTGTTCATAACAGCATAAAAAAAAATGTCTAGGAATAAACTTCAGTGTGCCAGGCAAATGTATTTTATGACTATAGAAGATGAATAGCTTATGTACCTGAGTTAgacattattgaaaaaaaatgtcAAGTTTCCCCAAATCAATTAACTCTGGTATAATTCCAGTAAAAAATccagaattaattttatttttgaacttaaAAATAATCTGAAGGAGTAATTGCTTGAGCCTAATAAGCAAGACACGTTTTGAAAGGGTAGTGTGCTGGAGGGAGTCTAGTGTAGCAAATGTTAAAAAGGGGCCTTAACGGAGTGTAAGAGGCTGAACCAGTGCACAGATGGCTCAGTGGGAGAGGTAGGTGCTAGAAAGTGTGTATATGAAAATTGTGTCTATGGTAGGGGGCCATTTAAGTGGGAAATGGGTCATTTGATAAATGATACTAGGTCAAATGACTaacatgttaaagaaaaaattttgacaTTCGTTAAAGATGTTAAGGAAAACTACTAAAGGGGAGGCTATTCCAGTGGGCTTTTACACTGCTGGAGAGGGATTGGGCTCTACTCCAAATACTTATTGACCAGGGGGATTGATAGCCAAGGAGCAGGGTcagggtcagtggatggaaaatcaCTAAGAGGTATattgggggaaccagcccccaatatttcatcgtaggttcttttctattttccctaaggaTCGGCCAGTCTGCGAaataaagagtacaaagagagaaattatacAGCTGTgcctctgggggtgacatcacatattggtaggactgtGATGACAACCtggagccacaaaaccagcaagtttttattagggattttaaagggggagggggtgtatgaacagggagtaggtcacaaagatcacatgcttcaaagggtaATAAAGGtcacaaggcaaggcaaaattagaattactgatgagggccTATGTCCCAGTGTGCActcattgtcttgataaacatcttaacaggaaacaggatTTGAGAGCAGGCAACCGGTCTGACGAGAgtttaccaggctggaatttcccaatcctagtaagcctgagggtattgctggagaccagggcatatttcattccttatctcaactgcataggACAGACAGTCCCAGAGTGGCTGTCTGTAGACctacccccaggaatgcattccttccccagggtcattccttgctgggaaaagaattcagtgatactTCTCCTACTCGCACATCCGTCTATAGGGTTtctgtgagaagaaaaatatggctctgttctgcccgACCCCgtaggcagtcagaccttatggttatcttcccttgttctctgaaaatcgctgttattctgttctttttcagggtgcactgatttcattttGTTCACGCACACATaatttacaatcaatttgtacaatagtagtcctgaggtgatgtacattctcagcttatgaagataacaggattaagagattaaagacaggcataagaaattatgagtattgattggggaagtgataaatgtccatgaaatcttcacaatttatgttcagagattgcagtaaagacaggtgtaagaaattataaaagtattatttggggaactgataaatgtccctgaaatcttcacaatttatgttcttctgccctggctccagccagtccctccgttggggtccctgacttcccgcaataGAGAAAACATCAGACATAAAGAGGATTGTGGCTAAACCAACCTAAGAGTGTTATGGCTGAAGATGGGCCAGGGTGACCAAACACTGCCTGGGAGCTGGTGGGAGATGACGAATTAGATTATATATCAAGGGGAGAGGGGTTTTCGCTGAACTGACCCACCAGAGTTCTTGGTAAAATTGGACTAATAGAGATGAACATGGAAGCCCAGAAGTCAAGGCCTAGTTGAGAAGAGTTCAGAGGAGCCTGACTAGAGTTAGGGTAAGGGAAAGAGTCTTTGTCACAAGTGAAGAAACTAATTGTAAATCAATAAGatttggaaggaaaaacaaactgtaaataaattacagaaaaatgtaaTGACTACATAGCTTGTCTGTCTGTGTATGTCTTTAAGTCTtggggtcttttttgttgataACACATcagtttataatataaaaatgttcaaagataaaaatgaacCTTCACGTCACCCCTTTCACATGCTTGTTCCCTGGGAAAAGATGTTAGATCCTCTGGAAAGTCTGGAGAATGTCTTTATAATAACACATCTTGACATGTGCATAGATGTTTTGTTAAGAAAAAGTAGACTCGTAGCATTTCAAAACGTTTTCTTCTGTGTGCAGTGTGATTTCTGCTCCTTGGATGGATTTCATTACCGTTCCATAATCGGCATCCTTCTGTGTCTTTCTATAACGTTTGTACAGATAGGGAGACACATAAAAGTGTTAATGTATTGATGGTTTTGACCTTATAAATGTTTAAGACTACTGAATGGCACAAAACCAACATTGTAACATATACATAATGTGCAACGTACTACTGAATAAATcagatttaaaaatagacaaacgtataaagaaaaaaataggcagctcataaaagaagaaatgtaaatggCCGATGGAATGTATCTTAAAATAGTCAACCTTTTCGTAAACAAGGAACTTCAAATTAAAATGATTGGCTACTGTCAAGTATTTAAAAGATGGACAATGTTTGGTGTTGCCAAGGGCACAAGGAAAGAACCCTGTGCGTCATGGTTGGTGGGGCAATGCAGGCACAGTACTCTGCAGCTGGGCTCGGACTGGGTGACCACAGCCCTGGCGTAGCAGCTTCCTTACAACAAAGCTGCTTAAACAGTTTGCTCAGGACTCTCCACTCTGCATGGTAGTCATAATTTAGAAATACTTGCATTTCTAGCAGTAGGGTTCTGCCAGCTGGGTTGTGGTATGTCCTTAGTTGAAGTACTGGGCAGCTAGTGAAAACACTGGTAGAGTGCATATGTTTACGTGGAAAGTACTCTAAGGAAGAAACCAGTTACTGGTTTCTTCCAGGAAGACAGGAGCTCTGCCTccttggcagatttttttttgtttttacatgtgcatatacacatatttaaatatatataaattggctgggggtcaggagttcgagaccagcccggccaacatggtgaaaccctgttcctgctaaaaatacaaaaattggtcgggtgtggtggtggacacctgtaatcccagctacttgggagactgagacaggagaatcatttgaacccaggagtcagaggtcgcagtgagccgagattgtaccactgcactctaccctgggcgacagagcaagactctgtcttaaaaaaaaaaaaaaaagtatacaaataaaatattttgaaagttcaCAGTAGTTACCTTTGGGATGTAGGACTGGAGCGGGATGGTTTTCTAGAAAGgggtatgtatatattgtatatatatctagctatgtatacatgtattaaaaaaCTTTTGTACTAAGAACAGAACAGTATGATtcttttgtgggaaaaaaaagtgaTACTTTAAGACCAGGTTAAACTTTCAGACTGAAAGTTAAGACCCTTTTATATTGATTAATCTTAAAAATTGCTTCATAGAGGCCAGTGAAGGTATTGGGGGAAAAATACCTTCAAAGACTGGAAAGACTATTTGGAAGAGTCTCTGAGTTGTTTATTCTGAGCCCTGGGACATTTTGCATCATTTTCGAGGTGATATTAACTACAGTATGGACCTCTAATATCAAAGTACTTAATTGGTGAGCTCAATAACTGTGGGGAATAAAGGTCTGGTTAGCTCAGTGCTCCTATAAAAAACCTGGCCTCTGAGGCAGAAATGTACAGGATATCAGTGTAGGGAGTGTTCGCCTTAACTTACACCAcaagcattttacttttttttgacgaagtctcactgtctggagtgcagtggcacaatcttggcttattgcaacctccacctcccagttcaagcgattttcctcccttagcctcccaagttgctgggattacaggcgaccaccaccacacccggctaatttttggatttttagcagagaagggttttcactattttggccagggtggtcataaactcctgacctgaagtgatctcccctcctcagcctcccaaagtgctgggattacaggcgtgagccaccatgcctggccattttaatttttttttttagacgcgGTGTCCttctgtcacctatgctggagtgcagtggcacaatcatagttctctgcagcctccacctcctgggcccaagacactcacccgtctcagcctcctgagtagctgggactacaggcacgcaccaccatgcctagctaattaaaaaataatttttttagagacaaggtcttgctatattgcccagcaTGGTCTTGAACTGGCTTCAAAAGACTCTCCGGGCTTGGCctcttaaaatgctgggattacgggcatgaaccactgtgcctggccagcattttaCTCTCATGTATAATGAGGATTAGATTTGTAACAGTTTGTCTAGCTAATTGCTTTGATCCACTTCTCTTACTGCTCCAAGATGACCACATGGTCACACCTCCACCAGGCCACTAGATTACACTTCCAAGCTTCCAGGAAGACAGGATCTCTGCCTTCTTGGGTATGGATTTACTTGTCAGAAGGGAGGAGCCCAGGCCTGGAGACATCTTGGATTTTACAAAGCCGGGGAGTACGGGACTCCTGGCTCCTGGAGAGGCTTTATTTATGTTCCAGAAGATTAGACCTAGGATCCTTTTCATCCTATCTCCATAGAggtttttctccctccttttggCAGCAGTGGGAGAGGCAGCTTCCTCTTTGTCCTACATATAAACAGATTAAATCTGTTTTTCTATGTTCCTCCCCTGTGGTGCAGGCTTTGAATTTGTGTATATAGCACATTGATTGGGCTTTCATTTTGTCACCACAAGGAGGGACAGTTAGGCTGTGGGGAACCACAGGGTTATTATTTGCTTTGTATAATAGTTGAATGGTGAGGATCTGTCTGTAATCCAGGATATCTTGTGTGCATGTTCAAGATCAGATGAATAAAGATGAGTATTAAAAACCCAACAATATCTATCCTAAATTGTCCTCCCAATCAGAGGAACAGGGAGCTTTAGttgcatatttttctttgctgGACTCCTCATCATGGGATTAAACTGGAAAAGGAAACTAATGGgactggggatggtggctcatacctgtaatccctgcatgttgggaggctgaggcaggaggatcacttgaggccaggagttgaaggccaGCCTCAGCagcatagtgggaccctgtctctactaaaaagaaattttaggttaactgggtgtggtggtacatgcctgtagtcctagctattctggaggctgaggtgggagaggaccacttgagcctgaaCTAAAAAGGGAAAGTAGTACAACCATGGTAGTAGTATTGCTTAATTTTATACTGCAAATGGCATTTAAATGGAACTCTTTACAGAGTAATATTTCTTTAACGTGAAGGGAATTAACTTTAATGGTATTCTTTCTTCAGGTGACAAGGCAGCTGTACGAGCCACTAGTTATGCAGCTGATTCACTGGTTCACTAACAATAAGAAATTTGAAAGTCAGGATACTGTCGCCTTACTAGAAGCTATATTGGTAAGTAATAGTTGATTCTTTTCCTCTTATTCCCATTGATTAGTTGTATttgatgtttgtttatttatttatgattttgagacagagtcttgctcggtcgcccaggctggaatgcaatggcatgatcttggctcattacaacctgcgtctcccaggatcaagcagttctcctgtcttatcctcttgaatagctgggactacaggcgcgctccaccatgcctgcttaattttttgtatttcaagtagagacgaggtttcactgtgttggccaggctggttttactgctgacttcaagtgatccgcccacctcagcggtgagccgggcacagtgcctcatgcctgtaatccaacactttgggaggctgaggcaggcaggttgcgtgagcccaggagttggagaccaacctggccaacatggagaaaccctgtctctactaaaaatacaaaaattagctgggtgtggtgttacacacctgtagttccagctccccAGGTGGcttaggcatgagaattgcctcaACCTCGGAGAcaaaggttgcactgagctgagattgcgctactgcactctagcctgggcgacagagtgaaactgtctcaaaaacaaacaaagaataagAAGAATTTCTGAGCATATCCAATTTTCTCCTATACTCAGATTCAATAACTAAAGACCCTGGAAACAGCAGTTCACCTTTTACACAGAACTCTCCTGACACAGAGAAGCAGCGTCTTAGAATTTGGTCGCCATCTCACTGAGGGCAGAGGCAGTGAGGCCAGCTAAACTGTAGTGTCTTGATGCTTATTTTACTATAAGTTTTGAACCTGTGCAAATAAGTTGATGTTGCCTGCACAGTCCTGGTTATGCTGCTGGCAGTGTACTCTGAGTGTGACCTTTCTTTGTAGTCATGTTAGGGGCAGGGGAGAGTGAGTGAACATTTGTTAAGGTGGTGACATAATTAAACCTGTAGTTTAATTCCCTGCAGTGTCTACCAGTGAATCCTACCTATAATAAATACAGttagttaaaattaatttatggCTTATTTGCATTCAGATGGTTTCATTATCATGTTTctgttaaaaagtttttattttagttgttttctgtttcttttctcccttttaatCCTTGAAGGTAGATTAAGTAAGAGCTTCAGAAAGAAATCTGATAAGTAAAACGAGATAGTTGAggaaagaaaaggtaaagaaGCAGCGTGAACTCAGTAGCACAGCACTCAAGTGAAGGAGGGCCATGGGTTTCCTGGTGAGAGCTGCTATTCCCTGCATCACCATATGGCACCGGTGACCTCTGCTCTTAGAAGCAGGAAGCACCCTCTCCTCCCATTCCCGTGGCTTGTGTTACCTTTTCAGATTCTAATTACCTCTGCAAGAAAGGATTTGTGTATAGCAGATAACTGGAAGTGTTAGGCAGAACTCTTTTATTTCAGTGTTGAGTGTACATTTTCAAGTTAAACTTTTCCTTTATAGATCTGAGAGAGTGTCATGACCAGAAGGAAACAAAGCATAAAGTAGAATATATCTCTGTGTGGTCGTTGGTCAAATGTCCATAGCTGGTTTTGGCAGGGCCTTTTTGGGGGCTGCTCTTCATGCCTCCATAGGATTTTCCTTTATGGAGCAGTACAGTTTCTTTGGAACTTCCAAGGgtcttattttctttaacttcAATATGCAAAGTGTCTCAAATGCTGTTATGGGGTAAAATCAACAATCAGAATTCCTCTGAAATTCTTAGGATAtagccattttgttttttttcagggaAGGGAAAGATTGTTttgttataattaaaattttctctcCCTTCATGGCTTTTcagtttattaatttgtttaaaagaaaatgttttcattatgtcAGAAGGAAGTAGTTATATAAGCCTAGATTCTGGATACACTATGGAGATTGGTTTTActaatgtttatgtttttcttgaCTAGTgctgtaaattaatttttaaccTACGTTAGTTAGGCTTAGAGATAGACCAAGGGTATTCAGTTGTTAGTGGTTATAAAAATTAGTAAACTCAAggtctctttgttttgtttcaggatGGAATTGTGGACCCTGTTGACAGTACTTTAAGAGATTTTTGTGGTCGGTGTATTCGAGAATTCCTTAAATGGTCCATTAAGCAAATAACACCACAGCAGCAGGAGAAGAGTCCAGTAAACACCAAATCGCTTTTCAAGCGACTTTATAGCCTTGCGCTTCACCCCAATGCTTTCAAGAGGCTTGGAGCGTCACTCGCCTTTAATAATATCTACAGGGAATTCAGGTTTGTAAAGCTACACCACAGGGAAGAGAAACTTGTGGTTTTGAAAAGTGatttggagtttcactctgtgtaTCCGTGTGTCATATATCCTGCATTTAGTAAGTAATTATGTGCTGGATGCTGTGCTgtcttttggaaattaaaaagtgaattaaaattcAGTTTGCACTCCAGAAGCTTGGAAACTGCTGAGAAATGCATATAAACACTGTCTCAGCCATTTCGGAAATGCAACAAAAGACACATATACAGGGGCTTTGAGTTTCTCAGAGGAGGAGTAGCTAATCCGGGGTGAGCACATAAGCTGTGGCCTCTTGCTAGGGTTTATATTGGAGATGAGACTTGAAGGATAAATGGAAGTCAGCCAAGGCATTTTAGATCATAGTtagtggggtggtggggggtaGAGATAAGAAACAGGAAGGTGTCTGAGGCGATAAAGGCCTTTGAGGTTTGGAGGCAGGTGTTGTGAGGCTGGTGAGGAGGGCTCTGCCTGCTGTAGCAAGGAGCGTAGGTCACCTCTAGTGACAGAGGGTCTGTGGAATAGTGGGTGCAGGGAGAGATGCATTTAGATTTCCTCCTAAAATCCACTTGCTGGCAGCTGTGTAGAGGGGTGGGTCTGAGTAGACTGAAGACTGGGACACCAGTGAAGAGGCCATTTCAGAGGTCCAAGAAAAAAGACAAGTGGTCACTGACCTAAGGTAGtggtgttcattcattcatccagcatTCCTTATTAGGAATATTGTGTACCACATTTACCTGTGTAGTctcacatcctgcacatgtacccctgaacttaaaagttgaaggaaaaaaaaatgatgtgccAGGCCTGTGCCCATGTTGGAGGTACAACGATACAGCCCTTCATGAGGGTTACATTTCAGAAGGACACGTAGATAATAGCCACATAGGCAAATGAGCAGTTCTGCAGACACAAGGGACAGAGGCACTGGTGTGGAAACAGCATGTGTTGCCTCTTTGGTTCATGTAGCTTTTTCTTGAGGAAGTATCTTTGAGAAGTATTTTAGGTTGtttcatggtttttcttttttgttgttgttgttcttttgtttttggagacggagtcttgctgtgtcacccaggctagagtgcaatggcgtgatctcggcttactgcaacctctgcttcctgggttcaagcgatttgcctgcctcagtcttctgagtagctgggattataggcgcccaccactacgcctggctaatttttgtatttttagtagacagggtttcaccatgttagtcaggctagtcttgaactcctgacctcaggtgatccctgcctcagcctcccaaaattctgggattgcaggtgtgagccacacacctgtttcatgttttaaaatactgagcccttttatttttttttgtctgagacagggtcttgctctgttgctcaggctggagtgcggtggcaggatcatgactcactgcagcctcaacctcgtgagctcaaatggtcctcctgcctcagcctccctggtagctgggaccacaggtgtgcaccactgcacccaactaatttttttttattttttgtagagacagggtgtcactttgttgcccaggctggtctcgaactccagggctcaagtgatctttataggcatgcaccaccacacgcagctgaggctttaaaaaaaaaaaatcaaatttaattaaTGTGTGCCTTCTTTaattccattccttttctttgtcctttcGGCTTTATTGTTTTCTTAGGCGAGGTTTCCTATTCTTTATTTTACAGGGAAGAAGAGTCTCTGGTGGAGCAGTTTGTGTTTGAAGCCTTGGTGATATACATGGAGAGTCTGGCCTTAGCACATGCAGATGAGAAGTCCTTAGGTACATTTTGCTTCAGTGTTCTGTCTGCCTTACAGGTCTGAAAAGTTTCCCCAATGAGGAGTTAAGACTGTGTGATTCTCttataaggcttttttttttccccaagagttCTATATAAATCAAATGTGAAGAGAAGATAAGCCCCTTTAGTGCCTCAAATCCAGCTTGTTAATGATTTTTTCATGCCCTCATTCTCTTTGACTCACCATATACTCCTGGTGGCCATTGAGCTTGACCCTGGTTGGTTGCAGATTCTGCCCAGGGCAGGGGAGACAACAAAGCCAGTCAGACACTATGATGCTATGATGTGATGACAGAACATGAAAATGTGCAGATATGGTGCTGAAGAAGCTGGATGTGATAACCACTGAGATGTGGTCAGTGCTTCTGCACTCAACTCGTGATCATTTAGAAAGTAGAAAGTGGGTCTCATTACGGGACTGTGATAAAGCTGTTTCGTCCATGATGAAGGAATATTATAAAGATACCAAGTCAGAAGTAGGCTAAAATAGCTAAGAGAGTAATAAATGATTATAATTAAATTCTATGCAAGAAGCTTTTAGGAACTACATAGAGTTGTTGAGCTAGAAGACTTCTTAACTCCCCGTTGGTCCTAGCACGTGATGTAGTTGGGGCGCAGAGGCCCAGGCATGTCAGTGACTGAGAGGGCCACACAGATGTGGCAGGACTCTATCACTGATACAAGtcttgacttattttattttattttattttatttgtttattttttgtgatggGGTTTTGCTCCTGTCCCCCAgaccggagtgcaatggtgcgatctcagctcactgcaacctccacttcctgggttcaagtgattctcctgcctcagcctcctgagtagctgagattacaagggcctgccaccacgcctggctaatttttgtatttttagtagagttgtttctccatgttagcctgGCTGGTCTATAGCTCCTGACcttatgtgatccacctgcctcagcctcccaaaatgctgggattacaggtgtgagccactgcacccggcaactttattttttaaaaagacaaactgaGCTCTGTTATCCTTCATGTTGATAGTCTGCTGTgagcaaaaatgtttaaaatttagtCCTCATTGTCAAATAGCTTAAATTTGCTTTGTTTATCTTGATTTTCCATATAGGTGAATTTTTTCAACAAGTGAAACTTTTTTTGTGATCACtgacatatttaaaaaaacatagaaagaaaactttttcttgGTGACACAGGTCAAAATAAGATGTATAAGGCTCCTTTCCTAAATAATTCCAGACTTCTATGGGTGACTTCACCATCTTACCTCCGTTGTCCTTCTCCAGAGGCTGTATTACTAAACGATACTATAGTTTATCCTGCATAGGAAGGGAGGTCAAGGGACTTATACCCCTTTAAAATAGCCACAAATTGAAGTCCACAGGCTCTGGCCTGGTATGTGGGTTTTGTAATACCTGCAAGGTCTCTTCCATTTCAGGTCCATTAGGAGAAGCTGtgctttgggtggccgaggtagTGGTGGTACAGTTTCTAGTTAGGTGTGGcattgctctgtgtgtgtgtgtgcataccaTGCTATCCTGCAGTCTTAAATACGggttttgtgttcatttttgaaTATGCAATGTGAACCATTTATCTAAATTTATTGTTCTTAGGGATGAAAACATTAAATCTTTAGTGAAATTACCTTTTCAGTTAAAAATTAGGCCAACAAATTTACAATACAAATTTAGTAATCAGCTATATATGCCTTCTTTGGAAATATGTCTTTGTACTTGAGAACAGGTACAATTCAACAGTGTTGTGATGCCATTGATCACCTATGCCGCATCATTGAAAAGAAGCATGTTTCtttaaacaaagcaaagaaaCGACGTTTGCCAAGGTAGGTGATCTTGCTTCCTTTTCCGTCTTTTCCCACAACATAAAACTAATTCTTAGCTAATAAAGGACAACCTGGGATGGATCTGTGGAAGTGTAAGGAATTACTTCCTAAACAAGGAATGTGTGGAAGTGTGAAGAGTTCGTTTTCAAAAAACGTTAAAAAGCTTTGTGTTTGAAAATACTTGATTTAAGGGATAAAGTGTAAGGTATTTGATCTGGGTTGAGATAGTAGATACAAATTGAAAATTAGTTTTATAATGGATGTTTTGTTTAATA from Rhinopithecus roxellana isolate Shanxi Qingling unplaced genomic scaffold, ASM756505v1 contig3872, whole genome shotgun sequence carries:
- the LOC115895927 gene encoding DNA-dependent protein kinase catalytic subunit-like; protein product: MLGSLGGQINKNLLTVASSDEMMKSYVAWDREKRLSFAVPFREMKPVIFLDVFLPRVTELALTASDRQTKVAACELLHSMVMFMLGKATQMPEGGQGAPPMYQLYKRTFPVLLRLACDVDQVTRQLYEPLVMQLIHWFTNNKKFESQDTVALLEAILDGIVDPVDSTLRDFCGRCIREFLKWSIKQITPQQQEKSPVNTKSLFKRLYSLALHPNAFKRLGASLAFNNIYREFREEESLVEQFVFEALVIYMESLALAHADEKSLGTIQQCCDAIDHLCRIIEKKHVSLNKAKKRRLPRGFPPSTSLCLLDLVKWLLAHSGRPQTECRHKSIELFYKFVPLLP